One Catharus ustulatus isolate bCatUst1 chromosome 20, bCatUst1.pri.v2, whole genome shotgun sequence DNA window includes the following coding sequences:
- the MIF4GD gene encoding MIF4G domain-containing protein: MGETGKEEYKIQSFDSETQKLLKTALKDPSNVDLEKVANIIVDQSLKDSVFSKEAGRICYTIIQAESKQVGQSIFRRSLLNRLQQEYKDREELRTRSLQAWICYVTFICNIFDYLRVNNMPMMALVNPVYDCLFRLAQPDSLQKEEEVDCLVLQLHRIGEQLEKMNSQRMDELFSLLRDGFLLQEGLSSLSQLLLLEIIEFRAAEWKMTDAAQKYYYSEVAD; the protein is encoded by the exons ATGGGGGAAACAGGCAAAGAAGAGTACAAAATACAGTCCTTTGACTCTGAGACTCAGAAGCTGCTGAAAACAGCCCTCAAAG ACCCCAGTAATGTGGACCTGGAGAAAGTGGCCAATATTATAGTGGACCAGTCCCTCAAAGACTCTGTGTTCAGCAAGGAGGCTGGGCGCATCTGCTACACCATCATCCAG GCAGAGAGCAAACAAGTTGGCCAGAGCATCTTCCGGAGGAGCCTGCTGAACCGGCTGCAGCAGGAGTACAAGGACAGGGAGGAGCTGCGCACCCGCTCCCTCCAGGCCTGGATCTGCTACGTCACCTTCATCTGCAACATCTTCGACTACCTGagg GTGAACAACATGCCCATGATGGCTCTGGTGAACCCCGTGTACGACTGCCTGTTCCGGCTGGCACAGCCCGACAGCctgcagaaggaggaggag GTGGACTGCTTGGTCCTGCAGCTCCACCGCATCGgtgagcagctggagaagatGAATTCCCAGCGGATGGATGAGCTCTTCTCCCTCCTTCGAGATGGTTTCCTTCTGCAGGAGGGGCtcagctccctgtcccagctcctgctgctggagatcATCGAGTTCCGGGCTGCTGAATGGAAGATGACAGACGCTGCCCAGAAATATTATTACAGTGAAGTGGCAGATTAA